TTCTAATATTATAGCTCCCACAGCAAGGACAGATGCAACTATGGCAAGAACTGCTGCTCGGATTTTTTGGTTATCCATCTACATAACAAAACCAAGATAATGCGGTTTTCCAACTTTTCTTTAGCCACAcacaactaaaacaaaatagaaaaagccaACAACACAACCGAAAAGCAGAGGCTATCACAATGAAGAAGATGCATTTGTACTCTTTTAGTCAGATAACATGTTACAATCATTtacataacataaaataaaacataggaAAACCTTGTCGGCATCCTCTTCATAATGAAGACTTTCACACCTCTATTTCCTATATATGCTGAAAATTTGGACTAGAGTCCTCAAGGGGTCCTCAACAAAACTTGTCCAGTAAACCTACTCTTTCATTACCTAAGCAAAGTATGATTTTAAATATAGTGAAAATCCTTATTCATAAACAAAcagcatttttttatatactcatAGAAGAACAAAACAGGGCAGAAAATTGATTACGTGGGCCACATGAACACTGCATTTGTGGTGATCTGTTGCCAAATCCTTTGTTGGTGAGGTAAGGCCATCGATGATGCCCTACACGATGTTAATATTAAACAAGAATAAACAGCATGTACATGACAGAAATGTTGATTTCGACAACAGATCACCATGCTGTTTGGTCTCATataaatagcatttttttatatactcatagaagaacaaaaataatagaaagaGAATAATTATATAGTAATCAAGATGGACCAGGCAAAAGGATTAAATGAATTACAACAGCCTTTAATCCAAGGACCAAAGTGCAAACATGGCCTCAAAGAGAATCAAACATTAAATTCATATCAGATCTACTACTTCAAATTCTAACAAGGAATCTTGGATCTCAAACATATATCATAAACTAGTATACAATAATTTCATCACAAAATATCATAATGCCACACATAAATAaaacctcccaaaaaaaaaccccagaTCTGAAAATCATAAACCCTAACTCATATCAAACAACTAatgtcaaaaatcaaaatcatcaaaataaataaatatatctcACACAACCAAATcaacaccaaaaaaacccatatgaaaaatgataagaaaTCAAATATGTGTAAATATTATGattcatcaaaaataaaacctgAAACTTTGAGGTGTTTTTCTAGCAAGGGGTAGAAATCGAACCTAAGAAAAACCAGAGAAAGGTTAGAgatgaagaaaaacaaaaagaaaaggagaaatcTAATCTAAAAAGGCAGAAAAGTACCTGGTTTCGCCGGCGATGGGCGGCACCGGTGGAAGCTGGAGCTAGCCGGGGGTGTTTTGGACCTTGGAGTCGAAGATTAGTGGGAGAGGGGACCGGAGGTGGCTGGGTTTTTGGGAGAAAAATCTGAGAGGGTGGCTGGGATTTTTTGGAAAGAAATATGAGGGAAAGTTTAAGCGAGAAAGTGATTTTAGGAGTGATAAGTATCGGGGTGTGAGAGAGTGaataaatgtaaaatgttttaccaaaatttgataagtgtaaaatattttacataagtTTGCTTAGGTTGATATGATTAACcgaaaatattttactgcaaAACAAATGCCgtaaaattggaaaatattttacatcgaaACAAACGGAGCGTTAAATACCTTCTTATTGCAagaattccaaaattttgaagttcCATTTGTCTTAGTGCTATACCTGCCGAGATATCAGAAGTCAAGATACTTATTTGTTATGACTAAAGCAAAAAATAGTGGGTCTATGAGAAATACAtagaaacacaaaaatttacgTGGTTCGACCTTAAGCCCAGGTCCACAGGCAGCATTTAGGTGAAAGTTTCACTAAGAAAGGAATATCACAAAAAGTGATACAAAAGAACTCTCACAAAACCTGAGACCCAACAACTATAGCATACTATATCTCTCAATTCTATAGGCAGCTTTATTTTGAGGATATGGCTCATAGACCTATCTTACATGATGTGGACTTTTCTAGTATCTCAGTGGAAGATGCAAGTTGGTTAGATCGGCCTTTTGAAGAGGAAGAGGTGTTGGGGGTGATCAATGATTTTAATGGTGATAAGGCACCTGGCCCGAATGGCTTTTCCATGGCATTCTTCCAGTCTTGCTagtgtgttttgaaaacaaaaaattatggcTATATTGCACAATTTTCATAATCAGGTAGTGTTTGAGAAGAGTCTTAATGCTTCGCTCCTTGCCCTTATTCCCAAGAAAGTGGATGCTGTGGAGGTCAAGGACTTTCGGCCTATTAGCTTATTTGGGgaatttataagattatttctAAGGTGTTGGCTAATCGGCTTCATAGGGTGGCGCATGGGCTTATTTCGGATTCACAAAATGCTTTTGTGAAGGGCAGATAGGTTTTGGATTCCGTATTGGTTGCTTCTGAATGTATTGATAGTAGATTGAAGTCAGAAGTTCCAGGTGTGTTGTGTAAATTGGATGTGGAGAAAGCGTATGATCATGTGAGTTGGGATTTTTAATGTACATGCTTCAGTGTTGTGGTTTctcagaaaaatagagaaaatggaTAAGATATTGCATTTCAACTGTAAAGTTTTCCATTCTGATCAATGGTAGCCCATCTGATTTCTTCGGAAGTTCTAAGGGGCTTCGGCAAGGGGATCCATTATCTCCATTGttgtttgatattgtgataGAGGCATTAAGTCGTATGTTGGATGTGGCTGCCTCTACTGGGCAATTCTCAGGCTTTTCTGTGGGTAGTACGGCCGGTCCATCGATGATGGTGTCTCACATTTTATTTGCAGATGACACACtgattttttgtgatgctaATCCTTCTCAGATTGCTAATTTGAGGGCAATTCTTACTAGATTTGAGGTATCAGGGCTTCGTATTAATTTGGGGAAATCTGAGTTGGTACCTGTTGGTAGGGTGTATAATTTGGAGACTTTGGTTGGTCTGTTGGGGTGTGGGCAATCTTCTCTACCCTTGAAATATTTGGGCCTTCCATTAGGTGCAAAGTTTAAGGATTTATCTGTTTGGAATCCTATCCTAGAGAGAATGGAGAGGAGATTAGCAAGTTGGAAGAGAATGTATTGTCTAAAGGGGGTAAGGTGACACTCATTAAAAGCTCACTCTCATCCTTACCTACATACTTTCTTTCCCTTCTTCCTTTACCGGGTAAGGTGGCAAAGCGTATGGAGAAATTACAAAGAGATTTTCTGTGAAATGGGATTGGTGGTGAACCTAAAATACATTTAGTTAATTGGGCAAAGGTCTGTAAGCCTTTGCAGGTTGGGAGGTTGGGAAGCTTTAATTCTGCCTTGAGAGGAAAATGGTTGTGGAGGTATGGCATGGAGACTGATGTTTTATGGAGGAGGGTTATAGAGGCAAAATATGGGAATatttggggtggttggtgtaTGAAAAAGGTGACAAATCCTTATGGGGTCAGCCTATGGAGATACATTAGAAGTGGCTGGTTGAATTTCTCTAAACTCCTTGTATATGATGTGGGGGTTACTAAAGGGAAATTTTGGAAGCATGTGTGGTGCAGGGATTGTACTCTCCAAGAGGCCTTTTCAGAGCTTTATTGTATTAGTAGG
This genomic stretch from Quercus robur chromosome 4, dhQueRobu3.1, whole genome shotgun sequence harbors:
- the LOC126722748 gene encoding uncharacterized protein LOC126722748, yielding MAHRPILHDVDFSSISVEDASWLDRPFEEEEVLGVINDFNGDKVVFEKSLNASLLALIPKKVDAVEVKDFRPISLFGEFIRLFLSRLKSEVPGVLCKLDVEKAYDHFSILINGSPSDFFGSSKGLRQGDPLSPLLFDIVIEALSRMLDVAASTGQFSGFSVGSTAGPSMMVSHILFADDTLIFCDANPSQIANLRAILTRFEVSGLRINLGKSELVPVGRVYNLETLVGLLGCGQSSLPLKYLGLPLGAKFKDLSVWNPILERMERRLASWKRMYCLKGVGRLGSFNSALRGKWLWRYGMETDVLWRRVIEAKYGNIWGGWCMKKVTNPYGVSLWRYIRSGWLNFSKLLVYDVGVTKGKFWKHVWCRDCTLQEAFSELYCISRSKDSSVAEIMGWSIGRSHWNVQFRRPPQDWEEGTFDRFMGLVYSSTVRGFGPNKVCWKPTRNRGFEVEGYCSSFYPPNLVSFSWRMTWHSKVPPRVAFFSWSASLGKILMTDNLRKRCVIVLDWCYMCKSCGESVDHLLLHCSIA